One Calliopsis andreniformis isolate RMS-2024a chromosome 9, iyCalAndr_principal, whole genome shotgun sequence genomic window carries:
- the Lt gene encoding vacuolar protein sorting-associated protein light produces the protein MENTSNKEEQNNQDDSDSEIDELEPRLKYVRVRNDLEHILQNDAASCIAVHPKFLCLGSHWGMIHLLDHQGNNIQSKSLQVHTVAVNQISIDHNGDFIASCSDDGKVFIYGLYSTENNHNMSMGRLVKSIAIDPNYYKSGSGKRFITGDDKLVLYEKTFLSRMKLTVLMEAEGGVRSIAWIGHLVAWASDTGVRIYDLNARCSLCLIQWPRSPDALPEHYRCNLRWSDDRTLLIGWVDIVRVCQIRKRSVQEMVNRDLPEYAVDIVSTFQVDFYISGIAPLENQLVLLGCLKELDETGKSQRPILHVVEPKYQGFSIVCGNSLTLRGYKEYSCNDYHLDCLQEENRFFIVSPKDIVVASLYDVDDRIEWLLSHGKFEQALEAVTIDNGKDCKKHTLVNVGRVYLDHLLACGKYNEAGKLCLKILGKDKKLWEEEVYKFARVHQLRSISSYLPRGDVTLDPLIYEMVMYEYLKMDPDGFLQLVKEWSPKLYKVAAVVNGVLEHLLVHNQRQNVLLEALAILYIHDGKYDKALAMYLKLRHKDVFQFIQKYQLYYTVYDMIEGLMDLDAERAIQFFLEKDKVPSEIVVQKLQHNHRYLYLYLDALDKKGTKDSEDLKDSKGKYHGLLVRLYADYARDKLLPLLRRSDNYPIQQALDICSQRQFYPEMVYLLGRIGNTSEALALMTRELNDMESAIAFCQEHDDEELWNDLINYSLDKPKAITFLLQKIGTYVDPRLMVQRIDPSLEIPGLKKALVKMMCDYNLQVSVQEGCKKILTNDYFNLLEKLVKCHKKGIFVNDDQMCGACHRKIIVREPRNLVVFYCKHSFHEDCLPSFEIVENCVICNSQKDTLLDRK, from the exons CAGTTGCTGTAAACCAAATTTCTATAGATCATAATGGAGACTTTATTGCATCATGTAGCGATGATGGAAAAGTTTTTATATATGGTCTTTATAGTACagaaaataatcacaatatgagTATGGGTAGATTAGTTAAGAGTATTGCAATAGATCCAAATTACTATAAAAGTGGAAGTGGAAAAAGATTTATTACAG gaGATGATAAATTAGTTTTGTATGAGAAAACCTTTTTATCCAGAATGAAACTAACAGTCTTAATGGAAGCAGAAGGTGGAGTAAGGTCAATTGCATGGATTGGACATCTTGTGGCTTGGGCATCTGATACTGGTGTTAGAATTTATGATTTAAATGCAAGATGTTCATTATGTCTCATTCAGTGGCCTAGGTCTCCAGA TGCATTACCAGAACACTACAGGTGCAATCTTCGATGGTCAGATGATAGAACTTTATTAATTGGATGGGTTGATATAGTAAGAGTTTGTCAGATTAGGAAGAGATCTGTACAAGAAATGGTCAATAGAGATTTACCAGAATATGCAGTGGATATAG TTTCAACATTCCAAGTGGACTTTTACATTTCTGGTATTGCACCTTTAGAAAATCAATTAGTATTATTAGGCTGTTTAAAAGAATTAGATGAAACTGGAAAAAGTCAACGACCAATATTACATGTTGTTGAACCAAAATatcaaggtttttccattgtttgtgGAAATTCTCTCACACTTCGTGGCTACAAAGAATATAGTTGTAATGATTACCATTTAGACTGCTTACAAGAAGAGAATAG GTTTTTCATTGTGAGTCCAAAGGATATTGTTGTAGCTAGTTTATACGATGTGGATGATAGAATTGAATGGTTGTTAAGTCATGGAAAATTTGAACAAGCATTAGAAGCAGTAACAATAGATAATGGCAAAGATTGCAAAAAGCATACTTTAGTAAACGTTGGTCGTGTATATTTAGATCATTTACTAGCTTGCGGAAAATATAATGAGGCGGGAAAGCTTTGTTTAAAAATTCTAGGAAAGGATAAAAAATTATGGGAGGAAGAA GTATATAAATTTGCAAGAGTTCACCAATTACGATCTATTTCATCTTATCTGCCAAGGGGAGATGTGACATTAGACCCGTTGATTTACGAAATGGTTAtgtatgaatatttaaaaatggacCCTGATGGATTTCTTCAGCTAGTTAAAGAATGGTCTCCGAAGTTATACAAAGTTGCAGCTGTTGTAAACGGTGTTCTGGAACATCTTTTAGTTCATAATCAACGACAAAATGTACTTTTAGAAGCTTTAGCCATTCTATATATTCACGatggaaaatacgataaagcatTAGCCATGTATTTAAAATTAAGGCATAAAGATGTGTTTCAATTTATTCAAAAGTATCAGTTGTACTATACCGTCTACGATATGATAGAAGGTTTAATGGATTTAGATGCAGAAAGGgcaatacaattttttttagaGAAGGACAAAGTGCCATCAGAAATTGTTGTACAAAAGTTGCAACATAATCATCGATATTTATACTTG TATTTAGATGCATTAGATAAGAAAGGTACGAAAGATTCAGAAGATTTGAAAGACTCGAAGGGCAAGTACCATGGATTACTAGTCAGACTTTATGCTGATTATGCGCGAGATAAATTATTGCCACTTTTACGTCGCTCTGATAATTACCCGATACAACAAGCATTGGATATTTGCAGCCAACGACAGTTCTATCCAGAAATGGTATATCTACTTGGTAGAATCGGAAATACTTCTGAAGCTTTAGCGCTGATGACTAGAGAGTTAAATGATATGGAGAGCGCTATTGCGTTTTGTCAAGAGCATGATGATGAGGAATTGTGGAatgatttaattaattattctctGGACAAACCTA AGGCAATCACATTTCTACTTCAGAAAATAGGTACTTACGTAGATCCTAGACTTATGGTGCAAAGGATAGACCCATCACTCGAAATTCCTGGCTTAAAGAAAGCTTTAGTTAAAATGATGTGTGAttacaatcttcaagtatctGTACAAGAGGGGTGCAAAAAGATTTTAACTAATGATTATTTTAATCTACTCGAAAAACTAGTTAAATGTCATAAGAAAGGAATATTTGTAAATG ATGACCAAATGTGTGGAGCTTGTCATCGAAAAATAATCGTAAGAG aACCTagaaatttagttgtattttattgtaaacactCTTTCCATGAAGACTGTCTACCGAGTTTCGAAATAGTG GAAAACTGTGTCATATGCAATTCACAAAAGGATACTCTGCTGGATAGAAAATGA